A genomic stretch from Streptosporangium album includes:
- the ltrA gene encoding group II intron reverse transcriptase/maturase produces MSELRQQDKPFQIDKWKVWEAFQRVKANKGAAGVDEESIAQFEADRDRNLYRIWNRLSSGSYFPPPVKAVEIPKPQGRGVRVLGVPTVADRVAQTVVRMYLEPKVEPIFHPDSYGYRPGKSALDAVGACRVRCWRKDWVIDMDIRAFFDTVPHDLVLKAVAKHLSPDQRWILLYVQRWLTAPMQRQDGTLVARDRGTPQGSAISPLLANLFMHYAFDAWLAREFPALGFERYCDDAVVHCGSRRQAEYVRDAIAMRLAQVGLELHPDKTCIIYCKDADRTGSHEHTRFTFLGYEFRPRLAKNKHGKHFVSFLPAVSTQAMKAMGAVIRSWHLSRRSDKSLDDLARMFNSIVQGWINYYGRFYRSRLLSFLRHLNKLLVGWACRKYKRLKRRERRAMAWLAEIARRSPRLFAHWRLGARPDGWAMGAG; encoded by the coding sequence GTGAGCGAACTCAGGCAGCAGGACAAGCCGTTTCAGATCGACAAGTGGAAGGTCTGGGAAGCGTTTCAGAGAGTCAAGGCCAACAAGGGGGCGGCGGGGGTCGATGAGGAGTCGATCGCGCAGTTCGAGGCCGATCGGGACCGGAATCTGTATCGGATCTGGAACCGGTTGTCCTCAGGCTCGTACTTCCCGCCGCCGGTGAAAGCGGTGGAGATCCCCAAGCCGCAAGGGCGAGGGGTGCGGGTGCTGGGCGTGCCGACCGTGGCCGACCGGGTGGCCCAGACGGTGGTGCGGATGTATCTGGAGCCGAAGGTCGAACCGATCTTCCATCCGGATTCCTACGGCTATCGGCCGGGCAAGTCGGCGCTGGATGCGGTTGGGGCGTGCCGGGTGCGGTGCTGGCGGAAGGATTGGGTGATCGACATGGACATCCGGGCCTTCTTCGACACCGTGCCGCATGACCTGGTGCTCAAGGCCGTCGCCAAGCACCTTTCACCGGATCAGCGGTGGATCCTGTTGTATGTCCAGCGGTGGTTGACCGCTCCGATGCAACGGCAGGATGGCACCCTGGTCGCCCGAGATCGCGGGACCCCGCAGGGGTCGGCGATTTCACCTTTGCTGGCTAACCTGTTCATGCATTACGCGTTCGACGCCTGGCTGGCCCGGGAATTTCCGGCGCTTGGGTTCGAGCGTTACTGCGATGACGCGGTGGTGCACTGCGGCAGCCGCCGGCAGGCCGAATACGTGCGAGACGCGATTGCAATGCGTCTGGCGCAGGTCGGCCTGGAGTTGCATCCGGACAAGACATGCATCATCTACTGCAAGGACGCCGACCGGACGGGCTCGCACGAGCACACCCGGTTCACGTTCTTGGGCTATGAGTTCCGGCCCCGGCTGGCCAAGAACAAGCACGGCAAGCACTTCGTGTCGTTCTTGCCCGCGGTCAGCACGCAGGCGATGAAGGCGATGGGAGCGGTGATCCGCTCCTGGCATCTGTCCCGGCGCAGTGACAAGTCTCTGGACGACCTTGCCCGCATGTTCAACAGCATCGTGCAGGGGTGGATCAACTATTACGGGCGCTTCTACCGGTCCCGGTTGCTCTCCTTCCTCCGGCATCTCAACAAGCTCCTGGTGGGCTGGGCGTGCCGGAAATACAAACGGCTCAAACGCCGGGAACGGCGCGCGATGGCCTGGCTGGCCGAGATCGCCCGGCGATCTCCCCGCCTGTTCGCGCACTGGCGTCTCGGCGCTCGTCCTGACGGCTGGGCGATGGGAGCCGGATAA
- a CDS encoding group II intron maturase-specific domain-containing protein: MRFPRPTLLVILVSGTREHTEALLPEVAEVLATVGLRLSEEKTLITHIDEGLDFLGWRIQRHHKRGTDQQFVYNYPAKKALRSIKAKTKAICRMNVSLPLAVLLHKLNNVLRGWTAYFRPGVSARAFQYLRMIVWRQVFGWLRRKHLNAGWKELRRRFCDGGWWPRDGEVVLFNPGSVATTRYLPRGTKIPSPWPSTR; the protein is encoded by the coding sequence GTGCGATTCCCCCGGCCTACTCTCCTCGTCATTCTGGTCTCGGGCACTCGGGAACACACCGAGGCACTGCTCCCCGAAGTAGCGGAAGTCCTCGCCACCGTTGGGCTGCGGCTCTCGGAGGAGAAGACCCTGATCACTCACATCGACGAGGGCCTCGACTTCCTCGGCTGGCGCATCCAGCGCCACCACAAGCGAGGCACCGACCAGCAGTTCGTCTATAACTACCCGGCCAAGAAGGCACTTCGGTCCATCAAGGCCAAGACCAAGGCGATCTGCCGGATGAACGTCAGCCTGCCGCTGGCAGTCCTGCTGCATAAGCTCAACAACGTGCTGCGGGGCTGGACCGCCTACTTCCGGCCAGGGGTCTCCGCCCGCGCCTTCCAATACCTCCGCATGATCGTCTGGCGACAGGTGTTCGGATGGCTGCGACGCAAACACCTCAACGCGGGCTGGAAGGAACTGCGCCGCCGCTTCTGCGACGGCGGATGGTGGCCACGCGATGGAGAAGTCGTCCTGTTCAACCCCGGCTCGGTGGCCACCACGCGCTACCTCCCCCGAGGGACAAAGATCCC